Proteins from a genomic interval of Stenotrophomonas maltophilia R551-3:
- a CDS encoding glycosyltransferase family 2 protein gives MSSTTAPTERPRISACIIAFNEAGRIGDCLASLSFCDEIVVVDSYSSDATVAIAEAAGARVLQRTFEGFRSQKAFCVEQASHDWVLCLDADERISPELRAAIEQARDGGFSGHAGYRFARLSEYFGRFLRHGNAYPDRVMRLFDRRQGGWRGKREIHEAASVDGSVATLHGDMIHYPYRSLQQQLAKTEKYARMMAEHEFARGKRATLSKLVLAPAWRFWRGFLFRGGFRDGWHGLVYAYVRANYVRQKTIMLWMLGNGQAVADPVVRPDRP, from the coding sequence ATGTCCTCCACGACCGCTCCCACCGAACGGCCTCGCATCTCGGCCTGCATTATCGCGTTCAACGAGGCCGGGCGCATCGGCGACTGCCTGGCCTCGCTGTCCTTCTGCGATGAGATCGTGGTGGTGGACTCGTATTCCAGCGACGCCACCGTGGCCATCGCCGAGGCCGCCGGCGCCCGCGTGCTGCAGCGCACGTTCGAGGGCTTCCGCAGCCAGAAGGCGTTCTGCGTCGAGCAGGCCAGCCACGACTGGGTGCTGTGCCTGGATGCCGACGAACGCATCAGCCCGGAACTGCGTGCGGCCATCGAACAGGCCCGTGACGGTGGCTTCAGCGGCCATGCCGGCTATCGCTTCGCCCGCCTGTCGGAATACTTCGGCAGGTTCCTGCGCCATGGCAACGCCTACCCGGACCGGGTAATGCGCCTGTTCGACCGCCGCCAGGGCGGCTGGCGCGGCAAGCGCGAGATCCACGAGGCGGCCAGCGTCGACGGCAGCGTCGCTACCCTGCATGGCGACATGATCCACTACCCCTACCGCTCATTGCAGCAGCAGCTGGCCAAGACCGAGAAGTACGCGCGGATGATGGCCGAGCACGAATTCGCGCGCGGCAAGCGGGCCACCTTGAGCAAGCTGGTGCTGGCGCCGGCCTGGCGGTTCTGGCGCGGCTTCCTGTTCCGCGGCGGCTTCCGCGACGGCTGGCATGGCCTGGTCTACGCCTATGTTCGCGCCAATTACGTGCGACAGAAGACCATCATGCTGTGGATGCTGGGCAACGGTCAGGCGGTGGCCGACCCCGTGGTCCGTCCGGACCGGCCCTGA